The Candidatus Acidulodesulfobacterium acidiphilum genome contains a region encoding:
- the scpB gene encoding SMC-Scp complex subunit ScpB: MTNRILLNNYSDDFDSLTSAIEAVIFASEEPVSLKKLTDLFKVKKEEVLKAVESIKLEFNEKSNHGIYLSVNDNGISFKTKPEYFDAISGSLEIKPIKFTGPQLETLSIIAYKQPVTKNEIDAVRGFDSSGTLKFLLEKNLIKVAGRKEIVGRPLIYKTSDYFLEVFNLKNLNDLPSVKEMDDFGKKSVLEALSGNDNGSETEKEPALFE, from the coding sequence ATGACTAACCGAATATTGCTTAATAATTACAGCGACGATTTCGATTCTTTGACTTCTGCTATCGAAGCCGTTATTTTTGCTTCGGAAGAACCCGTTTCTTTAAAAAAATTGACGGATTTATTTAAAGTAAAAAAAGAAGAAGTATTAAAAGCCGTAGAATCTATAAAACTGGAATTTAACGAAAAATCGAATCACGGAATATATCTTTCCGTAAATGACAACGGCATAAGCTTTAAGACTAAGCCTGAATATTTCGATGCAATATCAGGCAGTTTGGAGATAAAACCTATAAAATTTACCGGTCCTCAGCTTGAAACTCTTTCTATTATAGCTTATAAACAGCCGGTTACCAAAAATGAGATAGACGCCGTCAGGGGATTCGATTCATCAGGCACACTGAAATTTCTTCTTGAAAAAAACCTTATTAAAGTCGCCGGAAGAAAAGAGATTGTTGGAAGACCGCTGATATATAAAACCAGCGATTATTTTCTGGAAGTTTTTAATCTTAAAAATCTTAACGATTTGCCTTCCGTCAAAGAAATGGACGATTTTGGCAAGAAAAGCGTATTAGAAGCCCTAAGCGGCAACGATAACGGCTCCGAAACCGAGAAAGAGCCTGCTTTGTTTGAATAG
- a CDS encoding MBL fold metallo-hydrolase — translation MVSEVLYESPNHKFVYIGKDADRPDYIIDTNQYLLIHDKVATIMDPGGIEMFSSVSSAFAGEVRMSDVKFIFCSHQDPDVNSSLALWLSITDSKVIIDRIWSTFISHYGARPENMIMIDDGNTVKLNMTKDYAFDIIPAHYLHSPGQLNLYDPISKILFSGDIGAALVPREDLKSKRKPNVFVQDFDSHIKYMEYFHKRWMPSNEPKKVWIDRVSKLDIEILAPQHGLIFKGKEMIDRFLNWFDGLNVGLYSK, via the coding sequence ATGGTGTCAGAAGTATTATACGAATCTCCAAACCATAAGTTCGTTTATATAGGAAAAGATGCCGACAGGCCGGATTATATAATTGATACCAACCAGTATCTGCTGATTCACGATAAAGTCGCGACGATTATGGATCCGGGAGGAATAGAAATGTTTTCTTCGGTTTCCTCCGCTTTTGCCGGCGAAGTAAGGATGTCGGACGTAAAATTTATATTCTGCTCGCATCAGGATCCCGACGTTAATTCATCCCTTGCTCTATGGCTTTCGATTACCGACTCAAAAGTTATTATAGACAGAATATGGTCGACATTTATTTCGCATTACGGCGCAAGACCTGAAAATATGATAATGATCGACGACGGTAATACCGTAAAGTTAAACATGACCAAAGATTACGCTTTCGATATTATTCCGGCTCATTATCTTCATTCGCCGGGCCAGCTTAATTTGTACGATCCCATATCTAAGATACTTTTTAGCGGAGATATAGGAGCCGCGCTGGTACCTAGGGAAGACTTGAAAAGCAAAAGGAAACCTAATGTTTTTGTGCAGGATTTCGATTCCCATATAAAATATATGGAGTATTTCCATAAAAGATGGATGCCTTCCAACGAACCAAAAAAAGTATGGATAGATAGAGTATCAAAATTAGATATCGAAATTCTGGCTCCGCAGCACGGTCTTATTTTTAAAGGCAAAGAAATGATCGACAGGTTTTTAAACTGGTTCGACGGTTTAAACGTAGGACTATATTCTAAATAA
- a CDS encoding methyl-accepting chemotaxis protein — protein MKFLSSGGYKKLIDEIKELKKKNGELEVSLKRKDADNASAVDGFKKEIESLRSKVASLEEDIRNKDNLLNSCASDSEELPKINEQFSQFKSKCLESKTGIKNFVDSLSHMYSSSFSTLEKTYQDSVELYKLTLFTDEILSAIVSITDQINLLALNAAIEAARAGEAGRGFAVVADEVRKLSEKSSSSTKEISNVLFGIRKVSAKLNDTLRIDSKMNEGLMKTIKNIDGKVNDICV, from the coding sequence ATGAAATTCTTATCGAGCGGCGGGTACAAGAAATTAATCGACGAAATTAAAGAACTTAAGAAAAAAAACGGCGAACTTGAAGTTTCTTTAAAACGCAAAGACGCCGATAACGCTTCGGCTGTAGACGGATTCAAAAAGGAAATCGAATCTTTAAGGTCTAAAGTAGCTTCGCTTGAAGAAGATATCCGCAATAAGGATAATCTTTTGAATTCATGCGCAAGCGATTCCGAAGAGCTTCCTAAAATCAACGAACAATTTAGTCAATTTAAATCAAAATGCCTTGAATCTAAAACCGGAATTAAAAATTTCGTAGATTCGTTATCCCATATGTATTCAAGTTCTTTTTCTACGCTGGAAAAGACTTATCAGGATTCCGTCGAACTATACAAATTAACCCTTTTTACCGACGAAATTTTAAGCGCGATAGTGTCTATTACAGACCAGATTAATCTGCTTGCGTTGAATGCCGCTATCGAAGCCGCAAGAGCGGGAGAAGCAGGAAGAGGCTTTGCCGTCGTTGCGGACGAAGTCAGGAAATTATCCGAAAAATCGTCAAGTTCTACCAAAGAAATATCCAACGTTCTTTTCGGAATAAGAAAAGTCAGCGCCAAGCTTAACGACACGCTTAGAATAGACAGTAAAATGAACGAAGGGCTTATGAAAACTATAAAAAACATAGACGGCAAAGTCAACGATATATGCGTTTAG
- a CDS encoding universal stress protein — translation MEKEKKILLAVDLNFETGFVLSSAASFFRESAARFQILHVIPYDIFSFSGKKNSLKSKAAEIHLSIEDKLKESGLYYLNYEISVYTGNPQEEIINFAKKNASDIIAVGTHQRVGIKEIVSGSVSFYVAKHSVCPVLLIPLKNTAKLTAKELIKESALSLINPS, via the coding sequence ATGGAAAAAGAAAAAAAAATTCTTTTAGCGGTCGATTTAAATTTTGAAACGGGGTTCGTGCTTTCGTCTGCGGCATCTTTTTTCAGGGAATCCGCAGCGAGATTTCAAATATTGCACGTCATTCCTTACGACATTTTTTCTTTTTCCGGCAAAAAAAACTCTTTAAAATCAAAAGCGGCTGAAATACACTTGTCCATAGAGGATAAATTAAAGGAATCGGGTTTGTATTATTTAAACTACGAAATATCCGTATATACCGGCAATCCGCAGGAAGAGATTATCAATTTTGCAAAAAAAAACGCTTCCGATATAATTGCGGTCGGAACGCATCAAAGGGTCGGAATTAAAGAAATAGTATCCGGTTCCGTTTCTTTTTACGTCGCCAAACATTCGGTGTGTCCGGTGCTTTTAATTCCGCTTAAAAATACGGCGAAATTAACGGCAAAAGAGCTGATAAAAGAATCCGCCCTGTCTTTAATAAACCCTTCCTGA